In a genomic window of Alcanivorax sp.:
- the lpoB gene encoding penicillin-binding protein activator LpoB: MLRVLSMLLLGSALALSGCASKVDYGDAQARETVNTDFGSTDLQMIAAKMVDDMMVFPPIVQMTQNRRPVVFVDRIKNKTTEHVDTESITDTIQSKLINSGKFRFVDMSVVDRVRQQLEYQSDSGLVDPSTAAAMGRQIGAELMMYGNFSSIVKRDGSTKDVYYKFTLKLLNIQTGIIEWTNEKEIRKTRSKSLFGL; encoded by the coding sequence ATGCTACGCGTACTTTCCATGCTGCTGCTGGGCAGCGCCCTGGCCCTGTCCGGTTGTGCCTCCAAAGTGGATTATGGCGATGCCCAGGCCCGGGAAACCGTCAACACGGATTTCGGTTCCACCGACCTGCAGATGATCGCGGCCAAGATGGTGGATGACATGATGGTGTTCCCGCCCATCGTGCAGATGACCCAGAACCGTCGTCCGGTGGTGTTCGTGGATCGCATCAAGAACAAGACCACCGAGCACGTGGACACCGAGTCCATCACTGACACCATTCAGTCCAAGCTGATCAACTCCGGCAAGTTCCGTTTTGTGGACATGTCCGTGGTGGATCGTGTGCGTCAGCAGCTGGAATACCAGAGCGACTCCGGCCTGGTGGATCCGTCCACGGCCGCCGCCATGGGCCGCCAGATCGGCGCCGAGCTGATGATGTACGGTAACTTCTCTTCCATCGTCAAACGCGATGGCAGCACCAAGGACGTGTACTACAAGTTCACTCTCAAGCTGCTCAACATCCAGACCGGCATCATTGAGTGGACCAACGAAAAAGAAATCCGCAAGACTCGCAGCAAGAGCCTGTTCGGGTTGTAA
- a CDS encoding TonB-dependent siderophore receptor produces the protein MRKRILIGAVNASLLVFSPGLLADEANTPAHELGEISVGASAPGTVSDNTESYAPKRAVSSATGLSMSLRETPQSVSVTTRTEMDDFGQNTINDVLANTTGITVQKYETDRAEYNARGFDIDTFKYDGVGSPSGRPGVRGDLDTALFERVEVIRGANGLMTGAGEPSAVVNFVRKRPTRDSQASVGLTGGSWDTYRADGDVSGSLTDNVRARVVTAYRDGNSYLDRYEKERGVLYGVVEADLTENTLFTVGYSRQEDKADQNMWGSLPLFYADGTPTDFSVSTSTGADWAFWDTVKEDAFVELAQQFDNGWESKAVYQYRKWEGDSKLLYLFGNPTRDLDGMFAYPSKFQSYERQETVDLSARGPYEVGGRVHEMVIGFNRGKVRPKEMSTFADFGGSRFTPIDSEQVFTGDFPEPAFDGEKEGSDWVDRYLGGYLATRLNLADPLTAVLGARYQDVESEGEAYGASRTSSASELVPYAGVIFDLTEQHSLYASYTTIFNPQTELKPDGSRLDPVEGVNIEYGLKSEWFQGRLNTSLVAFETEQKNVAEEIQNNTPKAEFRGQDFDSGGYEAEVSGEILNDWNITAGYSYLDIEDDDEGNALRTYIPEDTFTLATTYRPVGLKKLKVGMTVNWQSRVTNTSGGNETKQDSYALVNLMAGYDFTDNFNAKLRVNNVTDEKYLSSLRYFGQSYYGPPTNANLSLNYTF, from the coding sequence ATGAGAAAGCGAATTCTGATCGGGGCTGTCAATGCTTCGCTGTTAGTCTTCTCGCCCGGCCTTCTGGCTGATGAGGCGAATACGCCAGCCCATGAACTGGGTGAAATTTCTGTCGGTGCCTCTGCGCCGGGAACAGTGTCCGATAATACCGAGAGCTATGCGCCCAAAAGAGCCGTTTCCAGTGCCACAGGCCTGTCGATGAGTCTGCGGGAAACGCCGCAATCCGTATCGGTCACCACGCGTACGGAGATGGATGATTTCGGGCAAAACACCATCAATGATGTGTTGGCCAATACGACCGGTATTACCGTGCAGAAATATGAAACCGACCGGGCTGAATATAATGCCCGCGGTTTTGATATTGATACGTTCAAATATGATGGTGTGGGTTCACCATCGGGTCGACCCGGCGTGCGAGGCGATCTGGATACCGCGCTATTTGAACGCGTGGAAGTGATTCGTGGTGCCAATGGTCTGATGACCGGGGCAGGCGAGCCTTCCGCAGTGGTGAACTTTGTCCGCAAGCGCCCCACCCGTGATAGCCAGGCGTCTGTGGGCTTGACCGGAGGCTCCTGGGACACCTACCGCGCCGATGGCGATGTGTCAGGCAGTCTGACCGATAATGTCCGAGCCCGTGTGGTGACCGCTTACCGGGATGGAAACTCCTATCTGGACCGCTATGAAAAAGAGCGTGGCGTTCTCTATGGTGTTGTTGAAGCGGATCTGACCGAGAATACCTTGTTCACCGTTGGTTATTCCCGTCAGGAAGACAAAGCGGACCAGAACATGTGGGGCTCCTTGCCGCTTTTCTATGCGGATGGCACCCCGACAGACTTTAGCGTTTCCACCAGCACCGGTGCCGATTGGGCCTTCTGGGATACGGTCAAGGAAGATGCCTTTGTCGAACTGGCTCAACAGTTTGATAATGGCTGGGAAAGCAAAGCGGTTTACCAATACCGTAAATGGGAAGGTGACTCGAAGTTACTTTATCTCTTCGGTAATCCTACCCGTGATCTGGATGGCATGTTTGCCTACCCCAGCAAGTTCCAGAGTTATGAACGCCAGGAAACCGTTGATCTGTCTGCCCGGGGCCCCTATGAGGTCGGTGGGCGTGTCCATGAAATGGTCATCGGCTTTAACCGTGGCAAAGTCCGCCCGAAAGAAATGTCGACCTTTGCTGATTTCGGCGGTTCGCGCTTTACCCCCATTGACTCGGAGCAAGTGTTCACCGGGGACTTCCCCGAGCCAGCCTTTGACGGAGAGAAAGAAGGCAGTGACTGGGTTGACCGTTACCTGGGCGGCTATCTGGCCACCCGCCTTAACCTGGCTGACCCGCTGACGGCGGTGCTTGGTGCCCGTTATCAGGATGTGGAAAGCGAGGGCGAAGCCTACGGTGCTTCACGAACCAGCAGTGCCTCTGAGCTGGTCCCCTATGCTGGCGTGATCTTTGACCTTACCGAGCAGCACTCCCTGTACGCCAGCTATACCACTATCTTCAATCCACAAACAGAACTGAAGCCGGATGGCAGCCGTCTGGATCCGGTGGAAGGCGTTAACATTGAATATGGGCTGAAGAGCGAATGGTTCCAGGGTCGACTGAACACATCTTTAGTGGCATTCGAAACCGAGCAGAAGAATGTGGCTGAGGAGATTCAAAACAATACACCGAAAGCCGAATTCCGTGGGCAGGACTTCGACAGCGGGGGCTATGAAGCGGAAGTGTCCGGTGAGATTCTCAATGATTGGAATATCACTGCCGGCTACTCCTACCTGGATATCGAGGACGATGATGAAGGGAATGCGCTGAGAACCTACATTCCTGAAGACACCTTTACCCTGGCTACCACGTATCGCCCGGTCGGACTGAAGAAACTGAAAGTGGGAATGACCGTTAACTGGCAGAGCCGTGTGACCAACACCAGCGGAGGCAACGAAACGAAACAGGATAGTTATGCTCTGGTTAACCTGATGGCCGGCTATGACTTCACTGACAACTTCAATGCCAAACTGCGTGTTAACAATGTGACCGACGAAAAATATCTGAGCAGTCTGCGTTACTTTGGTCAGAGCTATTACGGCCCACCGACCAACGCAAACCTGAGTCTGAACTATAC
- a CDS encoding CsgG/HfaB family protein yields MTKHLFAPLCFILLLCASLAQAATETVSVSARGYGDNPEQAMTNALVAAVRQAGGVSVAVDPNFRTNVLQWVVRQQGDVSTWIGTETSVPEPQLPTLGNIKSYQVQSVKQVEDGLWQANVQAEVLRPKTLGADRSHLPGIAITTFDSRQPRYDLGDVQVPASQVQRQLRDDLVTAFTQSGRFRVLDRANLDAIDQEQSVVASGSVAPEELARLGQRKGADLLLVGTIEDFSIGDSQREFYGAKFSGYEPRIRVRYRLIDTTTSEILWADLFDWNQSEASIREVARQLKIDDRNHPERLADELYPVIARAMAGAATDVLYPVQIIKVQGDTVFLSQGQGRLEQDASMQVYRPAGEMKDPDTGLTIKLEGNALATLTVTDVRPDYGVARLDGPASSPLQAGDRVRSAGGAGSPAARPAGQQPSPGSSEAPIQW; encoded by the coding sequence ATGACCAAGCACCTGTTCGCTCCGTTATGTTTCATCCTGTTGCTGTGTGCGTCGCTGGCCCAGGCCGCCACGGAAACCGTTTCCGTGTCGGCCCGGGGCTATGGCGACAACCCGGAACAGGCCATGACCAATGCCCTGGTGGCGGCGGTGCGACAGGCCGGCGGGGTCAGCGTGGCCGTGGACCCGAATTTCCGCACCAATGTGCTGCAATGGGTGGTTCGCCAGCAGGGTGACGTGAGCACCTGGATCGGTACCGAAACCTCGGTGCCGGAGCCGCAGCTGCCCACCCTGGGCAATATCAAGAGTTACCAGGTGCAGTCGGTGAAGCAGGTGGAAGACGGCCTGTGGCAGGCCAATGTGCAGGCGGAGGTGCTGCGTCCCAAGACCCTGGGTGCGGATCGCTCCCACCTGCCCGGTATTGCCATCACCACCTTCGACAGCCGCCAACCTCGTTACGACCTGGGTGACGTGCAGGTGCCGGCCAGCCAGGTGCAGCGTCAGTTGCGCGATGATCTGGTCACCGCCTTTACCCAGTCCGGCCGCTTCCGGGTTCTGGACCGGGCGAACCTGGATGCCATTGATCAGGAGCAGTCAGTCGTCGCCAGTGGTAGTGTGGCGCCGGAAGAACTGGCCCGGCTGGGTCAGCGCAAGGGGGCCGATCTGCTGCTGGTAGGCACCATCGAAGATTTCAGCATCGGCGACAGCCAGCGGGAATTCTACGGTGCCAAGTTCTCCGGCTATGAACCGCGTATCCGGGTTCGCTATCGATTGATCGATACCACCACCAGCGAAATCCTGTGGGCAGACCTGTTCGACTGGAACCAGTCTGAAGCCTCCATCCGCGAGGTGGCTCGTCAGCTCAAGATTGACGACCGTAACCACCCGGAGCGGCTGGCGGATGAACTCTATCCCGTCATCGCCCGGGCCATGGCCGGTGCTGCTACGGATGTGCTCTACCCGGTGCAGATCATCAAGGTGCAGGGCGATACCGTGTTCCTGAGTCAGGGCCAGGGCCGGCTGGAGCAGGATGCCAGCATGCAGGTCTACCGCCCCGCCGGGGAAATGAAAGATCCGGACACCGGTCTGACCATCAAGCTGGAAGGCAACGCTCTGGCCACCCTGACCGTCACCGACGTACGCCCGGATTATGGCGTGGCGCGCCTGGACGGCCCGGCCAGCAGCCCCCTGCAAGCCGGCGACCGGGTACGCAGCGCCGGTGGTGCAGGCAGCCCGGCGGCCCGTCCCGCTGGCCAGCAGCCCAGCCCAGGGTCATCGGAAGCGCCGATTCAGTGGTAA
- a CDS encoding HPP family protein: MSEQNDRLRQQLVGGLLRQLHLDVMSQRFNPRLVLALFNLVNGGLSIALIAIVALITQQSFIFPSLGATAFLLFHLPLAEAASPRNVLSGHVIGALCGWAALWVCGLHDAPAAFLTGVEWPRVVAASLSLGFTSALMILFRVAHPPAGATSLIVSLGLMHELQQLPVLISAVALLVGQAFIINRVAGIPYPLWRSRKQST, from the coding sequence ATGAGTGAACAGAATGACAGGCTGCGCCAGCAGCTGGTCGGCGGCCTGCTGCGGCAACTGCACCTGGATGTGATGAGCCAGCGGTTCAACCCCCGCCTGGTGCTGGCGCTGTTCAATCTGGTGAATGGCGGGCTGAGTATTGCCCTGATCGCCATCGTCGCGCTGATCACCCAGCAGTCGTTTATCTTTCCGTCCCTGGGCGCCACTGCCTTTCTGCTGTTCCACCTGCCCCTGGCGGAGGCGGCCTCGCCGCGCAATGTACTCAGCGGCCACGTGATTGGCGCCCTTTGTGGTTGGGCCGCGCTGTGGGTATGCGGGCTGCACGATGCCCCCGCCGCCTTCCTCACCGGGGTGGAATGGCCACGGGTGGTGGCCGCCAGCCTGTCGCTGGGCTTTACCAGTGCGCTGATGATCCTGTTCCGGGTCGCCCACCCACCGGCCGGAGCCACATCGCTGATTGTTTCCCTGGGGCTGATGCACGAACTGCAGCAACTGCCAGTGCTGATCAGCGCCGTGGCCCTGCTGGTCGGCCAAGCATTTATCATCAATCGGGTGGCCGGCATCCCCTATCCCCTGTGGCGTAGTCGCAAACAGAGCACCTGA
- a CDS encoding DCC1-like thiol-disulfide oxidoreductase family protein, with product MSRPNILLVYDKECPACHAYCQVVRIRESVGELHIVDAREDSEVMREITGAGLDIDQGMVVKMGDQLYYGADAIHALALIGSRSGIFNRFNYWMFRSRRVSKVLYPLLRFFRNLLLKLLGKTRINNLNQPGRDRF from the coding sequence GTGTCACGCCCCAATATCTTGCTGGTCTACGACAAGGAATGCCCGGCCTGCCATGCTTACTGCCAGGTGGTGCGCATCCGCGAAAGCGTCGGTGAGCTGCACATCGTGGATGCCCGGGAAGATAGCGAAGTGATGCGCGAGATTACCGGCGCTGGCCTGGATATCGATCAGGGCATGGTGGTGAAGATGGGCGACCAGCTTTACTACGGTGCCGATGCCATCCATGCCCTGGCATTGATCGGCAGCCGCTCCGGCATATTCAACCGCTTCAACTATTGGATGTTCCGCTCCCGGCGCGTGTCGAAAGTGCTCTATCCGCTACTGCGATTCTTCCGCAACCTGTTGCTGAAACTGCTGGGCAAAACCCGCATCAACAACCTCAACCAGCCTGGTCGTGATCGGTTCTGA
- a CDS encoding DUF2182 domain-containing protein → MKALNLLWQPLRRQPITLAALFAIVALSWWYLVNMAQGMTTMDMPMPFRPWSGNDFLVMLLMWIIMMVGMMIPSALPMILLYKQVARHNRLRHVGLGVTLFVLGYLLVWSVFSLLATVLQWQLERLTLLSPMLVSNSVVFSATVLILIGLYQWSPWKESCLRWCRGPMLFITRHWQPGLSGALRMGIRHGAFCTGCCWLLMALLFVGGVMDLTVIAAVAVLVLLEKLLPGGHVFTRGTGILAILTGLALLTYY, encoded by the coding sequence ATGAAAGCGTTAAACCTGCTCTGGCAACCCCTGCGCCGCCAGCCGATCACGCTGGCGGCGCTGTTTGCTATTGTCGCGCTCAGTTGGTGGTATCTGGTCAACATGGCGCAGGGCATGACCACCATGGACATGCCCATGCCATTTCGCCCCTGGTCGGGGAATGATTTCCTGGTGATGTTGCTGATGTGGATCATCATGATGGTCGGCATGATGATCCCCAGTGCCCTGCCCATGATCCTGCTTTACAAACAGGTTGCCCGGCATAACCGACTGCGCCACGTCGGGCTGGGCGTCACCCTTTTTGTGTTGGGTTATCTGCTGGTCTGGTCCGTGTTCAGCCTGCTGGCCACGGTGCTGCAATGGCAGCTGGAACGCCTGACGCTGCTCAGCCCCATGCTGGTCAGTAATAGTGTTGTCTTCAGCGCGACGGTGCTGATCCTGATCGGCCTGTACCAGTGGTCACCCTGGAAAGAGAGCTGCTTGCGATGGTGCAGGGGGCCCATGCTGTTCATCACTCGCCACTGGCAGCCGGGGTTATCCGGTGCCCTGCGCATGGGTATTCGCCACGGCGCTTTCTGCACGGGCTGCTGCTGGCTGCTGATGGCGCTGTTATTTGTTGGCGGCGTCATGGATCTGACCGTTATCGCTGCCGTGGCTGTATTGGTGCTGCTGGAAAAGCTGCTACCAGGCGGTCACGTCTTTACCCGTGGCACAGGCATTCTGGCCATACTGACCGGCCTGGCGCTGCTGACTTACTACTAG
- a CDS encoding transposase, whose amino-acid sequence MYHVTTVTNARYPFFSDCYLASLVCRTILWSDRSGATSTLCYVLMPDHLHWLFQLGDGESLSRVMLRVKGRSGRLCGSAVWQKGYHDHAVRKEESIRDVARYIVANPLRAGLVRSLRDYPYWNAAWL is encoded by the coding sequence ATTTACCACGTTACCACTGTCACGAATGCCCGTTACCCTTTCTTCTCCGACTGTTACCTCGCCAGCCTGGTGTGCAGGACGATTCTCTGGAGTGACCGCTCAGGGGCCACATCAACACTTTGCTATGTGCTTATGCCTGACCATTTGCACTGGTTGTTTCAGCTTGGGGATGGCGAGTCCTTGTCCAGAGTCATGCTCAGAGTGAAGGGTCGAAGTGGCCGGCTTTGCGGTTCGGCGGTTTGGCAAAAGGGATACCACGACCATGCGGTACGCAAAGAAGAAAGCATTCGGGATGTGGCGCGATATATCGTTGCCAACCCTTTGCGAGCCGGCCTTGTCAGATCGCTGAGAGACTACCCGTACTGGAACGCCGCCTGGCTATAA
- a CDS encoding DUF1326 domain-containing protein codes for MTTPDWRLQGLEFINCNCAFGCPCQFNSLPTHGDCEALGATHIEKGYFGDVRLDGLDFAMVLKWPGPIHEGNGAAQAFIDERATEEQREALLAILSGETSEPGATFFNVFASTMTTMHDPVFCPLSIEVDVDGRTAQVKVADQVEAHGEPIINPMSGEPLRARIDLPQGFEFAVAEVASGTTRASGALPLSLSGSHAHMARLDIGPAGIHH; via the coding sequence ATGACTACCCCCGATTGGCGTCTCCAAGGTCTGGAATTCATTAACTGCAACTGCGCTTTTGGCTGCCCCTGCCAATTCAATTCCCTGCCTACCCATGGCGACTGCGAAGCTCTCGGCGCCACCCATATCGAGAAAGGCTATTTTGGTGATGTGCGCCTCGACGGGCTCGACTTTGCCATGGTGCTGAAATGGCCGGGCCCGATCCACGAGGGCAATGGTGCCGCCCAGGCATTCATTGATGAACGCGCCACGGAGGAACAACGGGAAGCGCTGCTGGCGATTCTGTCCGGCGAAACCTCGGAACCGGGCGCCACCTTTTTCAACGTCTTCGCCAGCACCATGACCACCATGCATGATCCGGTTTTCTGTCCCTTGTCCATCGAGGTCGATGTGGACGGTCGCACGGCCCAGGTCAAGGTGGCAGATCAGGTCGAGGCCCATGGCGAACCCATCATCAACCCCATGAGCGGCGAGCCGTTACGAGCCCGCATCGACCTTCCCCAAGGATTTGAATTTGCCGTGGCCGAAGTGGCCAGTGGCACCACCCGGGCCAGCGGTGCGCTGCCGTTATCGCTGAGCGGCTCCCATGCTCACATGGCAAGGCTGGACATCGGCCCGGCAGGGATTCACCACTGA
- a CDS encoding PepSY-associated TM helix domain-containing protein, producing MRAILVVLHRWFGLFIASFLIIAGLTGALISWDHELDEWLNPHLFESQSQGDPLPMLELVRQVEAEDPRVRASFFNLQAEPGHNAEIWVDAKVNPETGRRYELDYDHAFVDPVTGEIVGKRQWGKISLHPEHLMSFLYKLHFTLHLPEWKGIDRWGIWLMGAAAMVWLFDTFIAMALTLPRKRRTQKPAGKSWLQRWKPAWMIRRGAGAYKLNFDLHTAVGLWVFGLLLILAFTSFSLNLYREIFYPVMSMVSETTPGPFETRTPTALHDPVEPQVSWPALFDKARTEADNRQWQEPIGDTFYSDNFAVFGVRFYYPGEDHDSGGMKVKSLYYDGENGKLIGDEVPWQGTAADVFNQLQFPLHSGRIAGMPGRIIVSIMGIAVAMLSITGVVIWWKKRKARVASKKRKQEMALNTATYQ from the coding sequence ATGCGCGCAATTCTGGTGGTTCTTCATCGCTGGTTCGGCCTTTTTATCGCCAGCTTTCTGATTATTGCCGGCCTCACCGGGGCATTGATTTCCTGGGATCACGAGCTGGACGAGTGGCTCAACCCGCACCTGTTCGAAAGCCAGAGTCAGGGCGACCCCCTGCCCATGCTGGAACTGGTGCGTCAGGTGGAAGCCGAAGATCCCCGGGTACGCGCCAGCTTTTTTAATCTGCAGGCGGAACCCGGCCATAACGCGGAGATCTGGGTAGACGCCAAGGTGAACCCGGAGACCGGGCGCCGTTATGAACTGGATTACGACCACGCCTTCGTGGACCCGGTGACCGGCGAGATCGTCGGCAAGCGCCAGTGGGGCAAGATTTCCCTGCACCCGGAACACCTGATGTCCTTCCTCTACAAGCTGCACTTCACGCTGCACCTGCCGGAGTGGAAGGGTATCGACCGCTGGGGCATCTGGCTGATGGGCGCCGCCGCCATGGTCTGGCTGTTCGATACCTTTATCGCCATGGCACTGACCCTGCCGCGCAAGCGCCGTACCCAAAAGCCCGCGGGCAAGAGCTGGCTGCAGCGCTGGAAACCGGCCTGGATGATTCGCCGCGGCGCCGGTGCCTACAAACTGAATTTTGATCTGCATACGGCGGTTGGGCTGTGGGTGTTCGGCCTGCTATTGATTCTGGCCTTTACTTCTTTCTCCCTGAACCTGTACCGGGAAATCTTCTACCCGGTCATGTCCATGGTGTCCGAGACGACCCCCGGGCCTTTCGAGACGCGCACACCCACCGCCCTGCATGACCCGGTGGAACCGCAGGTAAGCTGGCCGGCCCTGTTCGATAAAGCGCGCACCGAAGCGGATAACCGCCAGTGGCAAGAGCCCATCGGCGATACCTTCTACAGTGACAACTTCGCCGTTTTCGGGGTGCGCTTCTACTACCCAGGTGAAGACCACGACAGCGGCGGCATGAAAGTGAAGAGCCTCTATTACGACGGAGAGAACGGCAAGCTGATCGGCGATGAAGTGCCCTGGCAGGGCACCGCCGCCGACGTCTTCAACCAGCTGCAGTTCCCCCTGCATTCCGGGCGCATCGCCGGCATGCCGGGCCGTATCATCGTGTCGATCATGGGTATTGCCGTGGCCATGCTGTCGATCACCGGCGTGGTGATCTGGTGGAAGAAGCGCAAGGCACGGGTGGCCAGCAAAAAGCGAAAGCAGGAAATGGCCCTGAACACCGCCACCTACCAATAG
- a CDS encoding monovalent cation:proton antiporter-2 (CPA2) family protein translates to MEGFFSQALVLLAATLLLLPLFQRLGLGSILGYLAAGIAVGPLGLALVSGGTDVLHFAELGVVLMLFLVGLELAPQQLWAQRQRLVGLGASQVILSALLLAGAFLLLGFETNKSLAIGFTLALSSTAFVVQMLVENNQLGTPQGRSAFSILLFQDLAVIPILLLLPLLAGTQAGEDSPQLLAGLVALVAMVLAGKYALNPWLGWLAKLRNRELMIASALMLVLGAAALMEHLGLSMGLGAFVAGVLLANSPYREQLETDIQPFKSLLLGLFFLAIGMTMDLRLLVDNPGDIALYLVVLLGLKALVLAVISRLRGVEWRNTALFGILLCQGGEFAFVLFTQAQALNLLDNTLVGQLNLVVALSMAATPLLLKLVSLLWPDRRTSSTRPDLEAEDLPDHHPRVVIAGLGRFGQITARILVARKIPFTALDSDPDEIDMLRRYGNEVYFGDVTRLDLLRNAGLEHAKVMVLAVDDVDASLKAAELVRHHFPDVTIVARARDRFHAYKLHALGVEQVIRETFESALLSTRLTLMQLGVPESTAIDLVRSFRELDEALLREQVEHQHDGDKLVEANQRGRAELQSLLSQDDGNSR, encoded by the coding sequence GTGGAAGGCTTTTTCTCTCAGGCGCTGGTATTGCTGGCGGCGACGTTGTTGTTATTGCCCCTGTTCCAGCGACTGGGTCTGGGCAGTATCCTTGGCTATCTGGCGGCGGGGATCGCCGTGGGGCCGTTGGGACTGGCGCTGGTAAGCGGCGGCACCGACGTGCTGCATTTCGCCGAGCTGGGTGTGGTGCTGATGCTGTTCCTGGTGGGGCTGGAACTGGCGCCGCAACAGCTGTGGGCGCAACGCCAGCGATTGGTGGGGCTGGGTGCCAGCCAGGTGATTCTCAGCGCCCTGCTGCTGGCCGGTGCCTTCCTGCTGCTGGGCTTCGAAACCAACAAGAGCCTGGCCATCGGCTTTACCCTGGCGCTGTCCTCCACCGCCTTTGTGGTGCAGATGCTGGTGGAAAACAACCAGCTGGGCACGCCCCAGGGCCGTTCCGCGTTTTCCATCCTGCTGTTCCAGGATTTGGCGGTGATTCCCATCCTGCTGCTGTTGCCCCTGCTGGCCGGTACCCAGGCCGGTGAGGATAGCCCGCAGTTGCTGGCGGGTCTGGTGGCACTGGTCGCCATGGTGCTGGCGGGCAAGTATGCCCTCAATCCCTGGCTGGGCTGGCTGGCCAAACTGCGCAATCGGGAATTGATGATCGCCAGTGCCCTGATGCTGGTGCTGGGCGCCGCCGCCCTGATGGAGCATCTGGGCCTGTCCATGGGCCTGGGGGCCTTCGTGGCCGGCGTATTGCTGGCCAACTCCCCCTACCGGGAGCAACTGGAAACCGATATCCAGCCCTTCAAGAGCCTGTTGCTGGGGCTGTTCTTCCTGGCCATCGGCATGACCATGGATCTGCGTCTGCTGGTCGACAACCCCGGCGACATTGCCTTGTATCTGGTGGTGCTGCTGGGCCTGAAGGCGCTGGTGCTGGCGGTGATCAGTCGGCTGCGCGGGGTGGAATGGCGCAATACCGCCCTGTTTGGCATCCTGCTGTGCCAGGGCGGTGAATTCGCCTTCGTGCTGTTTACCCAGGCCCAGGCGCTGAATCTGCTGGACAACACCCTGGTGGGACAGCTCAACCTGGTGGTGGCCCTGTCCATGGCGGCCACCCCGTTGTTGTTGAAGCTGGTGTCCCTGTTGTGGCCGGACCGGCGTACCAGCAGCACTCGCCCGGATCTGGAAGCGGAAGATTTGCCTGACCACCACCCGCGGGTGGTGATTGCCGGGCTGGGCCGCTTCGGGCAGATCACCGCGCGGATACTGGTAGCCCGCAAGATTCCCTTCACCGCGCTGGATTCCGACCCGGACGAAATCGACATGCTGCGCCGCTACGGCAACGAGGTGTACTTCGGCGATGTGACCCGTCTGGACCTGCTGCGCAACGCCGGACTGGAACACGCCAAAGTCATGGTGCTGGCCGTGGACGACGTGGATGCGTCGCTCAAGGCGGCGGAACTGGTGCGCCACCATTTTCCTGACGTGACCATCGTGGCCCGAGCCCGGGACCGGTTCCACGCCTACAAGCTCCATGCCCTGGGGGTGGAGCAGGTGATCCGCGAAACCTTCGAGTCTGCCCTGCTCAGCACCCGCCTGACGCTGATGCAACTGGGCGTGCCGGAATCCACCGCCATCGACCTGGTGCGCAGCTTCCGCGAGCTGGACGAGGCCCTGCTGCGCGAGCAGGTTGAGCACCAGCACGACGGCGACAAGCTGGTGGAGGCAAACCAGCGTGGTCGCGCGGAATTGCAGTCTCTGCTTTCCCAGGATGACGGCAATAGCCGGTAA